Proteins encoded within one genomic window of Eurosta solidaginis isolate ZX-2024a chromosome 1, ASM4086904v1, whole genome shotgun sequence:
- the Rpn7 gene encoding 26S proteasome non-ATPase regulatory subunit 6 — MPVENLEEEGLEKNPKLELAQYKFLLSLPEHKKDAALKTKILDAIRADNMAPFYEFLCTELTWPVDKDLLARMREENQKEITKLDEAIDDAEKNLGEMEVREANLKKSEYLCRIGDKAAAETAFRKTYEKTVSLGHRLDIIFHLIRLGLFYLDHDLITRNIDKAKYLIEEGGDWDRRNRLKVYQGIYSVAIRDFKAAANFFLDTVSTFTSYELMDYATFVRYTVYVAMIALPRNELRDKVVKGAEIQEVLHGLPDVKRYLFALYNCHYAEFFKHLAEVELILRADYLAYPHYRFYVREMRILAYTQLLESYRSLTLQYMAEAFGVNVDYIDQELSRFIAAGRLHAKVDRVGGIVETNRPDNKNWQYQATIKQGDLLLNRIQKLSRVINI, encoded by the coding sequence ATGCCTGTGGAAAACTTGGAGGAAGAGGGCCTGGAGAAGAATCCTAAGTTGGAATTAGCGCAGTATAAATTTCTGCTATCACTTCCCGAACATAAAAAAGATGCTGCACTAAAAACAAAAATACTCGATGCCATACGGGCTGACAACATGGCACCATTTTACGAGTTCCTATGTACGGAGTTGACTTGGCCAGTTGATAAAGATTTGCTGGCACGTATGCGTGAAGAAAACCAAAAAGAGATAACCAAATTAGATGAAGCGATCGACGATGCGGAAAAAAATTTGGGTGAAATGGAAGTGCGTGAAGCAAATTTGAAGAAGTCTGAATACTTGTGTCGCATTGGAGACAAGGCTGCCGCTGAGACGGCCTTCCGTAAAACATATGAAAAAACCGTATCACTTGGCCATCGTTTagatataatttttcatttaatacgTCTTGGTCTCTTCTACTTAGATCATGATTTAATTACACGTAACATTgataaagcaaaatatttaattGAGGAGGGTGGCGACTGGGATCGACGTAATCGTTTGAAGGTATATCAAGGTATTTATTCGGTAGCAATACGTGATTTCAAAGCAGCTGCAAACTTCTTTTTGGATACTGTGAGCACATTCACCTCCTATGAGCTAATGGATTATGCAACATTTGTACGTTACACTGTTTACGTAGCAATGATTGCACTACCGCGCAATGAATTACGCGATAAAGTTGTTAAAGGCGCCGAAATACAGGAGGTGCTGCATGGTTTACCAGATGTGAAACGTTATTTATTCGCTCTGTACAATTGCCACTATGCtgaattttttaaacatttagCTGAAGTGGAATTAATTTTGCGTGCCGACTATTTGGCATATCCTCATTATCGTTTTTATGTACGCGAAATGCGTATACTTGCTTATACGCAACTACTTGAATCCTATCGTTCGTTGACTTTGCAATATATGGCAGAAGCATTTGGTGTTAATGTCGATTATATTGATCAAGAATTGTCACGTTTCATAGCTGCTGGACGTTTGCATGCTAAAGTAGATCGTGTTGGTGGTATTGTGGAAACAAATCGCCCGGATAACAAAAATTGGCAGTATCAAGCTACTATTAAACAGGGTGACCTATTGCTGAATCGTATACAGAAGTTAAGTCGTGTCATTAATATATAA